GCCCGCGCGGGAGGTGGCAATGAGAATTGCAGGGACGGCGGTCGGGCTGCTCGTGTTCGCGACGGCGCTGCCGCTGGCGGCCCAGGACCCGGGCCGTGAGGCGAAGGATACCGTCGCCGGCACCGTCGAGCTGCGCCAGGACACGCAGGCGTCGAACGACGCGTGGGCCCGGGAAAGGTCGCACCTGCTGGACCGCTACCGCGGCCTGCAGTCGGAACTCGTTTACCTGGAGCAGCGCACCGCCGCCGAGACCGAACGGGTGACGGCCAGGCAGGCGCGCGCCGACGAGCTGCGCCGCCGACTGGCGGAATCGACCCGGCTGGAAGCCTCCCTGCAGGACACCCTGGACGTGATCTGCGGCCGCCTGGAGTCCTGGGTCGCGGCCGACGCGCCCTTCCTGCCGGGCGAACGCGAGGCCCGCCTC
This DNA window, taken from bacterium, encodes the following:
- a CDS encoding DUF3450 domain-containing protein gives rise to the protein MRIAGTAVGLLVFATALPLAAQDPGREAKDTVAGTVELRQDTQASNDAWARERSHLLDRYRGLQSELVYLEQRTAAETERVTARQARADELRRRLAESTRLEASLQDTLDVICGRLESWVAADAPFLPGEREARLAALRRELSRPEASPGEKLRRLLEALQVETGYGATVEVYQDRIAAGGEELFVDVLRLGRLALFWRTPDAKRAGWHDPAAGTWTELPRRYRRSIGLALEMASRMRPVEPVSLPLGRIAP